The region AAACGCCTCAACGGAGCCGACGCTGAACCAGTACTGCGGCGCATTGCTCAGGGGGTTCGTCGTCTGTGCGCCGCTGTACACCGAGCCGGAGGCGTTGTTGTGCAGGTACACATTGACCTTGGCACGGTTCACCACGACCAGACGGTCGACCAGGCCCTTGTCGAGGAAGTTGGAGCGGAACTCTTGCCAGGTAAtctcgcgcgaggtcgGCTCCGGCGACGTGAAGCGGTAGAGCAGGTAGGTCGATACGATCGACGCAATGAGCATGTTGAGGTTCAGACGCAGCTCATTGTTGTTGTTGTTGTTGTTGTTgttcggcggcggcttgcTGCTCGACTTCTCGTCCTTTTCCTTGTCCTCGGACGGCCGCTGCGGCTTGCTCTCCTTGGCCTTTTGCTCATTGTTGCCAAAGAACTGCTTCAGCTCCTCCGGGACATCCTCCTTCTTGGTCCGTTTGCCTTCCTTGGCCTCCTTCAGGCCACGCTCCAGCGACTCGTGGAACTCTTTGCGCTTCTTTTCTTCGGGGTCGGGGCCATCGGAGGGCGTCGCGTAgccacgcagcggcgtgcgcacgagcacAGCACAGCGtagacgcggcgcacgcgccgccgcagccgccacACCGGGGAAtccggcgcgggcgtgctgcagggcacgcagcgacgtCCGTGCAAGAGACGTGGACAGCATCGTCACGCTCTCTTTGATACGGAGCTCGTCGTAGGCGATACGATCACGACGCCACAGCGTACGCGTCCTGCACGTGCTTCGGCCGAGTCGGAGTGTTTTGTCATTGCATGCGGCCGCCAATCTGCCGAcacgaggacgacgaaacgcgcgcgcgtaGCAGAGCAcggacgcgcctcgcgttGCATTGAGTGATCAGACATTGCTGCTCCGTGCGGAGTCACTTGAGTGCGCGGGAGCGTGATCATGGACTTATCCACATGGATACGGAAGAACGCAGAAGtacagcagcagcagcagcaagGCATGGCGAACGTCGCCAATACAGATCGAtcgacgccgggcgcggcgcagaaTGCCGCCGTGGGCTTCGGCGCACAGGGCACGCCAGGAGGTGAGGGTGCGTTCCAAGCGGGACAGGGCCAGATGCAGCAGCCCCAGCTCCTGCAAAACATCCAGGCGaacgtcgcggcgctccagcgGCAATGGTCGCTCGTAAACGCCCAGCCGGATGGGCCGAACAAGACGGCGGCACAGCAGTACATGACGAACCAGATGCGCAGGCTGCGTGCGATGCACGAGTCGGTGATGAACGGGCAGCGGCCCGACGCACAGGGACAAGGACAAGGACAAGGACAGGGACAGATGCAGGGCGCCATGCCGGGGCAGATGCAGGGACAGGTGCCAGGGCAGATGCAGGGACAGCAGATGCAACAAGGACAATACATGCAAGGACAGCAGCTGCAAGGACAGCAGATGCAAGGACAGCAGATGCCGGGACAGCAAATGCCGGGACAGCAAATGCCGGGACAGACAATGCCAGGACAGCAGATCCCAGGCCAATCGATCCAGGGCCAGCAAATGCCGTCGCAGCAAATGCCAGCCCACTCCGTGCCCGCCCAGTCTCCGATGCAGAACCAGGCGATGAACATGCAGGGCCAGCCCATGCcggtgcagcagcagcagcagcagcagcagcagcagcagcagctctCCCAGATgctccagcagcagcagtaCCAGCAGTACCAGCTCCAACAGTACCAGCTCCAGCAGTACCAGCTCCAGCACGCACggagcggcacgccgacgcagcCTGGCCAGGCGTCGACGCAGCCGATGCCTTCGATGCCGTACGCCGCTCGCCCCTTTTCCCAGGGCCAGACACAGGGCTCGCCTGCGCTCTCccaggcgcgcgccgcgacaccGACGCAGCCTGGTGGCATGCCCACGGCACAGACGATGCCGGGCTACCCCGGCTCGTTTCCCCAGAatacgcagcgcgcgccgaacCAAATGTACCCCCCGCAAGTCCCCCCGGCGAACTATGCACAGCAGCGCTTCTcgacgccgcacgccgaaGGCAGCGCGAATCAGGACGCGGCACAGGCCTCGCCGCACTGGAgtgccgcgcagccccagcgtgcgccgtcggccggcccggcgccgtcgacgccaGCGAGCCCGATGGCaagcgccgtcgcggcgggcATGGCGCAGGGCCGCGACTTTCCGTCGATCGTGCAGGCGTTCCTGGTGCAGTGTGGCGCACAGCTCCCGCCGGACTGGGCCGCGCCGTTTGTCGGCCCGGCCGCGCAGGGCCAGCCGGgcgagacgcgcaccgtggacctgcagcgcctctttgtCAAGGTCgtgggcgcgggcggcgccgatcACGTTCATACGGTGCCGAACGGGTGGGCGATGATTGCCTCGCAGCTCGACCTGGCTGTCGGCCCGCCGGGTGGCGAAACGAGCGCGATGAatgcgacgccgacgccgagcgacgtgcctcgccgcctcgcggcgtactatgtgcagcgcctcggcctctttgaAAAGTCGtggctcgccgcgcagcgccgcaacgaGGGCACAGAGAACcaggagcagcgcacgcccgtGCTCCAGCCCCAGAGCGTGCAAACCCGCGAAGGCAGCAcaggcgcctcgacgccgaccacgcgccagccgagcgcgccgccgtcgcgccagCCGAgtgtgccgccgcccgccgcgccggtcgctgcgccgaaCCCTTTCCAGAACATGGAGCCGGCGCAGGTCCAAGCGGCAGTCAACCAGCACATGACGCAGCTGCAGGGCATGGTCGCCGCGAACCACATCACGCCGCAGCAGGCCATGGTGCAGTACAATGCACTGCAGCAGGCCCTGCAGACGTACAATGCGGAAAAGGCCAGCGCGGGCGCCCAgacggcgcccgccgcggccccgCGCCCGTTTGCCGCCCAGACGCCGTGGCAggcaccgccgcccgccgaggcgccggcgcaggccaagcCGGAGGAGGCCAAGCCGATACCCACTGCGCCGAATATGGAGCAGCTGCGGTCGAatccggcggcgcagcaagcGCTCCAGCTGATCCAGCGCGGAGGACTCAATCCCACGCAGTACTCGATCGCCTTGGCGATCGTCCGATCGGCGCTGGGGCAGGGACAGGACGCACAAGGGCGGCCGCAGACGCCGGGCGCACCGGGCGTGCCGAATGCGCCTCCTGCACAGAGCGCACAGGGCGCTGTGCCTGGTGCACAGGCCATGCCGACGCCCctcgcgccaggcgcgccaGGTGTCGCGCCGGGCATGCCGGGCATGCCGGCCGGCCCTGCGCCGATGATGGCGGCCACGCCCAGTCCGACCACGGCGGGCATCCCTGGCTCGatggccgcgccggcgatcCCGCCAGCGCCGGTCGCGGGCCCGCCTgtgcccggcgcgcctgcgcgcaccccgacgccgggcgcctcggtcgcggcgggcggcacgcccgcgccgaccggcacgccgagcacgccgggTGTGTCGACAGgcacgccggtgccgccgagcccaATGACGGGCATCGGTGCGCCTACAGtgcccgtcgcgccgacgccgacgccgacgacgccggccgcggctgcgcccACCCCCAgccccgcgccggccaagaCGGAGCCGACGACGTACAAAATCGAGTACCTGCCGTGGCACACGAACCTCGTGACGTATGGCGGCCGCGACCTGGACCGCATCGACCGCGAGCTTGTCccccgcctcgcggccTACGCCCAGCCGCGGggcgtgcacgagctcgggaCGGTGGACATCTACGGCCTGACCATGTCGCTCGAGTCGCGGCTGTCGTTTGAGACGGCGTATGCGGTGAATACCCTCCTGATCCTGTCGGCCGGTGTGAATGCCCCCCCGTCATTCCAGGTGCCGCTTGCGTCGTGCGACCGGCTTTTGGATGTGCTCCTGGATGTGCTGGTCGAGAATGCGCTGGGCCTTGCGCCCCGGGacgccgatgcgcacctcgctgccgccgcacaggccgaggacgcggctgcgctgcgGTCATACGGCGTGCTGAGCGAGACGATGCCGACGTACTGTGCGTCGatcgacctcgcgctccaaGACGCCGGCGAGCTGTGCATCTTCCGGCGCGCTTCCACGCCCAaagccgaggccgaggccgaccgGCGCGTACCGCTCGCGCTCTCGATCCTGGTGATTTTGCGCAACGTGAGCATGATGCCGGACAATGTCGCgttcctcgcgcagcacccCCGCTTCCTGCCTgtgctcgcggcgctgggccgtgcggcgcagaaCGATGCGCGGTGGGGCGCGGGGCACGACACGAGTCTCGCGGCCTTTtccctcgccgaggtgctccaGATCCGCAAGGACCTGCTTACGATCCTGCTGGGCCTTGCCGGcgagcaccttgcgctggacgagcacgcgccgaTCACGATGGCGACGTGGTtcgacctgctgcgctTCTTTGTGCTGGATGCGAACGAGTTCGAGGCGCGctacggcgcgccgccgctggcgctcgagcgcctcacGACGATCCCCGCGCCGCAGTTGAacgtgcaggcgctcatGTACCAAGTCCCCCACCACGCGCGCTttgcgctccaggcgctgaGCTGCTTTGCGCTGCCGGATGCGAaccgcgaggcgatcgCCAAGTACGTCCCGGGCCcggtcctcgcgcagctcgcgcacacGCTTATCGCGATGATGCCCGTCGAGCTCACCGACTTTCGGCGGCTGAGCAGTTCGTCGCGCCTCGAGTACACCGagacggcggcgacgtgcctCTTCCACCTCGTGTACCTTGTCCCCCCCACGGTCAAGGCCGTGgtgcgcgacacgcccggCGTCCCTGCGATCCTCTTCCGTGCGGccaagcgcctgctgcagagcgcgccggaCTATACGCGGAACCCTTACGGGGTGCTGTGCCGCCGGCTCCTCGATACGCTCAAGCTGCtgagcgacggcgaggaccTGTTTGGCAACGCGCCGCTCCAGGGCATGTACTGGcccgcgcacgacgcccaGGAGGCGCACGCGGGCGACGGCCAGCCCAAGATGCGCACgggcctcctcctcgaccaggacgaggcggtgctcgacatACTCATCCgtacgccgagcgtcgaggagagcgtcgcggacgagctccttgcgtTGGTCTCGGCAAGCTAATAGCTATGCAATCTATTCCTCCTCGTTCCCGGGATTCTTGCGGAGAATCGCGACGTTTTCGAGGATCGGCGTGTAGGAAAGGTACTCttccgtgccgagcacgccgcgctcgcggctgccgaggcgcaccggcgtcgTATGCGTCTGGAAGCCCGAGATGGTGCGGGGCCTGCCTGCCTGGCCCacgacgtcgaccgcctTGCCGACACGCACCGACACCGGGAGCTTCTCCAGGTCCTCGTTGAGCGTGATGAGGAAGCGggggcgcatcgccgacaCGAGGTAAAAGAGCATCCAGTGCGAGCGGTCGAGCACAAagccgcgcgcatcggTAAACGCAACGAGCGTCGCCAGCAGGCCCGCGACCGCCGTGCGGCTAAAGAGCAGGCGGTCGGTGTGGTAGGGAtcgatgccgagcacgccctTGCCCATGTGCACGAGGCcctgggcgacgcgcacgacaAACAGACAGTCGGGCTCCTTGTAGTAGTAGCTcgcgagctggcgcaggcgctgcgcgaggcgcgcattgTTCgtgcccgcgccgacgatgccCATCGCGAGGATCGCGTTCAGCGCGACGTCCAAGTCGGAGTCGTGCGAGTGCTTGCTGAGCGTGTCCAGCACCGGGATCGCCGGGTTCGACGGGTTGAGCAGTGCGAGGGCCAGCGGCACCGTGCGGCGGATGACGGGGTCGCCGTAGTGCATCAGGTGCGACATGTGGCGCAAGGTCATCTCTGCGCCCACGTCCTCGCCCATCGCGATGAGCGCAATGGCGAGCACCGAGAAGGCCTGGAAGAGGTCGGAGGGGTCTTTTTCGTCCTTCTCGTCCTTTTCGTCCTTCTCTtcgtccttcttctcctcgtcgtcgtccttcTTTTCCGGCGtgacgtgctcggcacaGTAGTGCAAGAGCGTCTGGATCTTGAGCACGTTGCCGGTGCCCGCGTAGCTGCACGCGTCGACCAGGAtctgcacctcgcgcgagaGGGGGTGCTCGATCGCCTTGAGCGTCTCGATCGTCGCGTCGCTATTCTCCTGCTGGCCGACAAAGAGCAGTGCAAGGCCCAGCGCCATGAAACGCGCCCACTtttcgtcgagctgcgccgggTCGCGCTCCATCATCGTCTGCAGGATGCTCGAGACGATCTCGCCTTCGGCCTGCCCCACAAAGATCAGGCCGAGTgagagcgcggcgagcgaggcgaccTGCATCGGCTGCGACTCGTCCTGGAGCACGGGCAGGAGGAGCTCCATCACGTCctcgcggcacgcgcccgcGTACGCGAGACCCAGGCCGACGACCGTCGAGGTGagcagcggcacgctcttgctctcgaggtgctccgaaaggagcgccagcggcgcgtccatctcggtgcgcacgcccgcgTGCAGAAGACCAcacgcaagcagcgcgccggccttgACGTTCTCGTCGGAAGAGTAGCTAAACTTGTCGATCTCCGCCAGGCCATTGTCCGTGTCCCACAAAAACGAGAGGCcgatcgacgcggcggccgagaGCATGCCGTGGTCCTTGGTCTTGTACACGTAGCTGTTGCCCTCTtccgcacgcgcgagcagaGGATCGTTGCTAAAGCCCGCGTTGACAAACGCATTCACAAACACGTTGGCGAGgttgccgcgcgccgagtcgacgctcgtcgagagCGACGGGCGCGAGTTTTCAAGGTGCGCCTTGTACACGTCGTCGGTGCTCTTGGCGTCGTACACCGAGAGCTCCTTGCCAAAGTCGACAAAGTACTCGTTCAGGCGCTTGTTGTACAGGcagtcgagcagctcctggTCCTCGATCTtgtgctcgtcgtcctcgagccACTCGACCGGGATCtgctgccgcgcgaggaggaAGGCCATCTGCTTGCGCATCACGGGGTTGGTCGGCGCCTCAAAGTCGGCGCGGATCAGGGTGCggtccgcgaggcggacggcgaggacgagcgcctcaaAGTAGCGCTGGTGCTTGATGTAGATTTcgtgcgcggtgcgcaggaACAGCACGTCGTCCGGCGGCACCAGCAAGTTCACGCAGCTCACCAAATACAGGCACACACGCTCAAACGTGTCCTTGTCGACAAACTGCGGCAGCTGctccaccgcctcgagctcgagcaagAGGTCCACCGCGTCCACCTCGGCATTGTGGTGCAGCGAAaagtcgacgacgagcagcgcaagccgcagcagctccGTGGTATCCTCCTCTTTTTCAGAGCGTGCATTGTactcctcgccgagctcggtcgAGAGGTGGCGCACGTACTCGTGGCCCCAGTGCCCGAGGTCCTCGGCGgtggtcgacgcgcgcatcgaatcggccgcgaggcggaaCTTGAGCGTCTCGTGGTCGCCCGTGTTGGAGTAGGTCATTGCGAGCACACTCAGGATCTCTGCATAGAGCGCCTTGTCCGCGCTCGCGTCCTGCCACTTTTCGTACAGGTCCTTGAGCTGGGGGTAGTGGGGGCGCAGGAACTTGAGCGGCTTCGGCACAGACGTcatcgacgacgtgctcgtgcgaatgagcgtctgcagcgactcgagcgcaggGCGGTACAGCCCTTTGTCGCCCTCCgagaggcgctcgacgagcatctcgagctcggtctTGAGCTGCTCATCCTCGGCACTTAGATCGCTACTTTTCGTGTCCTTGGTGTTCGGCACCTCTTGAGGCTTCTCCTCTTTCCTCTCCGGGTCGCTCGAAAGCACACGGATACTTTCCGCCTGGGcatcctcgcgctccatctTGATGCACCGTCGGTAAGAATGAGCCGTGGCGGGGTGATCTCAAGTCACGTGGaggacgcgcggcgcaacgCTCGGGTTTCCTCCACATGAAGGGGGGAAGCGTGCGGGTGGACGTCGTGCAGGCGGCGTGGGATAGGGTGACGCTTGCGTGGGCGTACGCGGATACGAGGGTCGTAGAGCCGCCACGCATCTATGTTGATCATGTACAAAGAAACGATCTGGTGTACGACGCCTGGGGAGGAGaggggcgcgtcgcgattcacggcctcgcgccgggcgagcATACCCTGAGCGTGCGGCACGAGGcgggcgccgtcgcggtgcacctcgtgcgaggacgcggcgatGGGGGAGAGCGTGAGCgtgcctcgctcgaggcgccggccgcggccgccgacgagccgtcggccgccgaaCTCGCGCGTGAAatcgcgacgctgcgcaagtcCATGGCGCGGCAgtcggcgcacgagcagcggcagcgcgcgcgccttgcgggAATGCAGAGCAAGCTAAAGGAGCTGCagtgccgcggcgagcaggccgctgccgagaccgccgcgctcgagcaagagacggccgctgccgaggcggctgccgcgcacgccgaggccgcgctcgagacgcaccagcagcgccttgccgccgccgaggcgcaggaggagcgtgcggcggccgcgcatgccgagatcctgctgcagcacaagcacgccgcgtcgctcgcgatcgccgagctgcgtgcgctgcacgccgagcgcgaagCCCTCCAAAACGAGattcgcgcacgccgcgagctcctgccgggctcgccgcgcctgccgagctcgatgcATGCactgcaccgccgcgcggatAGCTACCACGGCAAtctgcgcacctcgccgcagctcgacgatacgtgggcgccgctgcggcggccgcagcggGCGTCGGTCGATTTATCGCGAGGGCGCGAGAGCCCGTTCAAGTTCCCTGTAGCGCCGCGTGATGGCGAATGATACCCTATGTACTAATTGTCGACCAGCGACCACATAAACATGCTTGCGACCGAGCGGTACGGTGCCCAtggcgccgcgagctcctccaTCTCGTGTGCGTCGAGGTACATGTTCTTCTTTGTCTTGTTGCCTTGCGCCCGTGAGCGGAGCGTGGCGTGCGAGAGgttcgcgctcggcagcggcatcgcctcggcgtcggtggGCTCGACAggcaccgccgcgtcctgctTCTTCTTGCGGTCGCTGACGACGGGCCCCTGTGCGCCGGACGTGTAAAAGTAGACCATGCCGCGCTGTacgccgaggtcgccgaccgGCAGCACGTCGGggaagcgcagcgcaaacATGAGCATCATCTCGGCGGTCCAGCGGCCGACGCCTTTGACCTGCGTCAGCTCGTCGATGCACTCGTCGTGGCTCATGTGCACGATGCGGCGGACGTCGAGACGGCCGTCGGcaaagcgccgcgccaggTCGCGCACGTACTTGACCTTGGCATTGCTGAggcccgcgctgcgcagctgctcgtcgctcgcgtcgaGAATGTCGTGGGGCGTCGGAAACGGGAGCTTCTCGCGGTCGAGTGTGCCAAAGTCgggctgctcgtcgaggtgtGGCGCAAAGGTGCGGCAGAATTTGTAGTTGATGCTGCGGGCGGCGAGCCACGAAATCTGCTGGCCGAGAATCGAGGTGGTGAGCACGCGAAACAGGTTGAGCTCTTtcagctcgccgtcgcgcagctcgttgTACATTTTgaggtcgagctgctggaagAGCGGCTCGAAACGAGGGTCCTTGTCGCACAAAAACGCCCG is a window of Malassezia japonica chromosome 7, complete sequence DNA encoding:
- a CDS encoding uncharacterized protein (EggNog:ENOG503NYPP; COG:K); this encodes MANVANTDRSTPGAAQNAAVGFGAQGTPGGEGAFQAGQGQMQQPQLLQNIQANVAALQRQWSLVNAQPDGPNKTAAQQYMTNQMRRLRAMHESVMNGQRPDAQGQGQGQGQGQMQGAMPGQMQGQVPGQMQGQQMQQGQYMQGQQLQGQQMQGQQMPGQQMPGQQMPGQTMPGQQIPGQSIQGQQMPSQQMPAHSVPAQSPMQNQAMNMQGQPMPVQQQQQQQQQQQQLSQMLQQQQYQQYQLQQYQLQQYQLQHARSGTPTQPGQASTQPMPSMPYAARPFSQGQTQGSPALSQARAATPTQPGGMPTAQTMPGYPGSFPQNTQRAPNQMYPPQVPPANYAQQRFSTPHAEGSANQDAAQASPHWSAAQPQRAPSAGPAPSTPASPMASAVAAGMAQGRDFPSIVQAFLVQCGAQLPPDWAAPFVGPAAQGQPGETRTVDLQRLFVKVVGAGGADHVHTVPNGWAMIASQLDLAVGPPGGETSAMNATPTPSDVPRRLAAYYVQRLGLFEKSWLAAQRRNEGTENQEQRTPVLQPQSVQTREGSTGASTPTTRQPSAPPSRQPSVPPPAAPVAAPNPFQNMEPAQVQAAVNQHMTQLQGMVAANHITPQQAMVQYNALQQALQTYNAEKASAGAQTAPAAAPRPFAAQTPWQAPPPAEAPAQAKPEEAKPIPTAPNMEQLRSNPAAQQALQLIQRGGLNPTQYSIALAIVRSALGQGQDAQGRPQTPGAPGVPNAPPAQSAQGAVPGAQAMPTPLAPGAPGVAPGMPGMPAGPAPMMAATPSPTTAGIPGSMAAPAIPPAPVAGPPVPGAPARTPTPGASVAAGGTPAPTGTPSTPGVSTGTPVPPSPMTGIGAPTVPVAPTPTPTTPAAAAPTPSPAPAKTEPTTYKIEYLPWHTNLVTYGGRDLDRIDRELVPRLAAYAQPRGVHELGTVDIYGLTMSLESRLSFETAYAVNTLLILSAGVNAPPSFQVPLASCDRLLDVLLDVLVENALGLAPRDADAHLAAAAQAEDAAALRSYGVLSETMPTYCASIDLALQDAGELCIFRRASTPKAEAEADRRVPLALSILVILRNVSMMPDNVAFLAQHPRFLPVLAALGRAAQNDARWGAGHDTSLAAFSLAEVLQIRKDLLTILLGLAGEHLALDEHAPITMATWFDLLRFFVLDANEFEARYGAPPLALERLTTIPAPQLNVQALMYQVPHHARFALQALSCFALPDANREAIAKYVPGPVLAQLAHTLIAMMPVELTDFRRLSSSSRLEYTETAATCLFHLVYLVPPTVKAVVRDTPGVPAILFRAAKRLLQSAPDYTRNPYGVLCRRLLDTLKLLSDGEDLFGNAPLQGMYWPAHDAQEAHAGDGQPKMRTGLLLDQDEAVLDILIRTPSVEESVADELLALVSAS
- the RPN1 gene encoding proteasome regulatory particle base subunit (BUSCO:EOG09260JED; COG:O; EggNog:ENOG503NU6Z), with product MEREDAQAESIRVLSSDPERKEEKPQEVPNTKDTKSSDLSAEDEQLKTELEMLVERLSEGDKGLYRPALESLQTLIRTSTSSMTSVPKPLKFLRPHYPQLKDLYEKWQDASADKALYAEILSVLAMTYSNTGDHETLKFRLAADSMRASTTAEDLGHWGHEYVRHLSTELGEEYNARSEKEEDTTELLRLALLVVDFSLHHNAEVDAVDLLLELEAVEQLPQFVDKDTFERVCLYLVSCVNLLVPPDDVLFLRTAHEIYIKHQRYFEALVLAVRLADRTLIRADFEAPTNPVMRKQMAFLLARQQIPVEWLEDDEHKIEDQELLDCLYNKRLNEYFVDFGKELSVYDAKSTDDVYKAHLENSRPSLSTSVDSARGNLANVFVNAFVNAGFSNDPLLARAEEGNSYVYKTKDHGMLSAAASIGLSFLWDTDNGLAEIDKFSYSSDENVKAGALLACGLLHAGVRTEMDAPLALLSEHLESKSVPLLTSTVVGLGLAYAGACREDVMELLLPVLQDESQPMQVASLAALSLGLIFVGQAEGEIVSSILQTMMERDPAQLDEKWARFMALGLALLFVGQQENSDATIETLKAIEHPLSREVQILVDACSYAGTGNVLKIQTLLHYCAEHVTPEKKDDDEEKKDEEKDEKDEKDEKDPSDLFQAFSVLAIALIAMGEDVGAEMTLRHMSHLMHYGDPVIRRTVPLALALLNPSNPAIPVLDTLSKHSHDSDLDVALNAILAMGIVGAGTNNARLAQRLRQLASYYYKEPDCLFVVRVAQGLVHMGKGVLGIDPYHTDRLLFSRTAVAGLLATLVAFTDARGFVLDRSHWMLFYLVSAMRPRFLITLNEDLEKLPVSVRVGKAVDVVGQAGRPRTISGFQTHTTPVRLGSRERGVLGTEEYLSYTPILENVAILRKNPGNEEE
- a CDS encoding DNA-3-methyladenine glycosylase II (COG:L; EggNog:ENOG503NXJZ) — its product is MASQAPQRVRPLLSMTVTKPSTSVRRSQRLGHGAKAAALAAAPGAPVPTPKPAPADDLALEPPPKKARTTKRAPAAPAEEPPLLTREESALCTTLQQPKLPFDLDVARAFLCDKDPRFEPLFQQLDLKMYNELRDGELKELNLFRVLTTSILGQQISWLAARSINYKFCRTFAPHLDEQPDFGTLDREKLPFPTPHDILDASDEQLRSAGLSNAKVKYVRDLARRFADGRLDVRRIVHMSHDECIDELTQVKGVGRWTAEMMLMFALRFPDVLPVGDLGVQRGMVYFYTSGAQGPVVSDRKKKQDAAVPVEPTDAEAMPLPSANLSHATLRSRAQGNKTKKNMYLDAHEMEELAAPWAPYRSVASMFMWSLVDN